From Mucilaginibacter rubeus, a single genomic window includes:
- a CDS encoding polysaccharide biosynthesis protein, whose translation MIYLKNLLFQEKFHSRWLILVIDLMVVLLSLWTSLYFKNRLQFDPISLYYMMFYCANAVLVFMIMKIHTCIIRYSNTRDMMRILITVLASNITFLLLYNLFFTFYLKIDVRGLVDVLLINFFITSSMLMCMRIIIKDVFKFIEATSYKVEKENVLIYGSNEPSILIKNALEAQKGFMLNVQGFIDNGVDRVSKIIEQKRVYPIKSIESLKKRFDIKSLLITAEDIKVDGKREAVEKCIELGIKVIVVPSSDQWINGKPNLNQFQDLKIEDLLERKPIKICNEHILGEIKGKRILITGAAGSIGSELVRQVLMYNPEFVVLCDRAETPLHDIQMEIEDGLYGNRTRIFIADIQNTGRINTLFNTYRPQIVFHAAAYKHVPMMENNPTEAILTNVWGTKNLADISIEYKVEKFVMISTDKAVRPTNIMGASKRIAEMYIQSLNNLLFEDHFFNSDPAKGNQTRFITTRFGNVLGSNGSVIPRFKAQIEKGGPVTVTHPDITRYFMTIPEAVQLVLEAEVMGKGGEIFLFDMGEPVKIADLAANMIKMAGLVPGKDIQIVYTGLRPGEKLYEELLNAEEEVIPTYNKDIKISKNIPVSYTKINNLIKDLLELNLHNEVDLMVSKMKTILPDYISNNSQYEKLDIKLIDKHMVN comes from the coding sequence ATGATATACCTCAAAAATTTATTATTCCAGGAAAAATTCCATTCAAGATGGCTGATCCTGGTAATTGACCTAATGGTGGTTTTGTTATCATTATGGACATCCTTATATTTTAAAAACCGGCTCCAGTTTGATCCCATCAGTCTTTATTACATGATGTTTTACTGCGCCAACGCGGTATTGGTTTTTATGATAATGAAGATACATACCTGCATTATCCGGTATTCAAACACAAGGGACATGATGCGGATATTGATAACCGTGCTGGCAAGCAATATTACGTTCTTGTTGCTTTATAACCTGTTCTTTACTTTCTACCTTAAAATAGATGTAAGGGGCCTGGTGGATGTACTTCTGATCAACTTTTTCATCACCTCATCCATGCTGATGTGTATGCGTATTATTATCAAGGATGTGTTTAAATTCATTGAAGCCACAAGTTACAAAGTTGAAAAAGAAAACGTGCTGATCTATGGTTCAAACGAACCGTCTATCCTGATCAAAAATGCCCTCGAAGCCCAAAAAGGTTTTATGCTGAATGTTCAGGGATTTATTGACAATGGTGTTGACCGGGTATCAAAAATCATTGAACAAAAGCGGGTTTACCCAATAAAATCAATTGAAAGCTTAAAAAAACGCTTTGATATTAAATCATTATTGATAACCGCTGAAGACATAAAAGTCGACGGAAAAAGAGAAGCGGTTGAAAAATGTATTGAACTGGGCATAAAAGTTATTGTTGTGCCTTCATCAGATCAATGGATTAACGGGAAACCTAATTTAAACCAGTTTCAGGATTTAAAAATTGAAGACCTGCTTGAGCGAAAACCCATAAAAATCTGTAACGAACATATATTAGGCGAAATAAAAGGCAAACGTATCCTGATTACCGGAGCCGCAGGTTCGATAGGGTCAGAACTGGTAAGGCAAGTGTTGATGTACAACCCGGAGTTTGTAGTATTGTGTGACAGGGCCGAAACCCCGCTGCATGATATACAAATGGAAATTGAAGATGGACTTTACGGCAACCGCACCCGAATTTTTATTGCAGATATCCAAAACACTGGCCGGATAAATACGCTGTTTAATACGTACAGACCTCAGATTGTTTTTCATGCCGCGGCATATAAACATGTACCTATGATGGAAAACAACCCTACCGAGGCTATTTTAACCAATGTATGGGGTACAAAAAACCTGGCTGATATATCCATTGAATATAAGGTTGAAAAATTTGTAATGATATCAACCGATAAGGCGGTACGCCCTACCAACATCATGGGCGCTTCAAAACGCATTGCCGAAATGTATATTCAATCGTTAAACAACCTGTTGTTTGAGGATCATTTTTTTAATAGCGATCCTGCAAAGGGCAATCAAACCAGGTTTATCACAACCCGTTTTGGCAATGTTCTTGGTTCTAACGGATCTGTTATTCCTCGTTTCAAAGCGCAAATTGAAAAAGGCGGACCTGTTACCGTTACCCATCCGGATATTACAAGGTATTTTATGACAATCCCCGAAGCTGTGCAGCTGGTACTTGAGGCCGAGGTAATGGGTAAAGGCGGCGAAATATTCTTGTTTGATATGGGCGAACCGGTGAAAATTGCCGATCTGGCAGCCAATATGATCAAGATGGCCGGCCTTGTACCCGGAAAAGACATACAAATTGTTTACACAGGTCTTCGCCCCGGCGAAAAGTTATATGAAGAACTATTAAATGCCGAGGAAGAGGTTATACCCACATATAATAAGGATATTAAGATTTCCAAAAATATCCCCGTTAGTTACACTAAAATCAACAATTTAATAAAAGATCTGTTAGAGCTTAACCTGCACAACGAGGTTGATTTAATGGTTTCGAAAATGAAAACGATACTACCAGATTATATCAGCAATAATTCGCAGTATGAGAAGCTCGATATAAAACTGATTGATAAGCACATGGTCAACTGA
- a CDS encoding PAS domain-containing protein, translated as MSFDLNSDFFEIAFNVSEHTEAMLAYWDKNLICRYANKATADWFGITPDHMINKSHLSEILGSLFDAQTPYINAALDGKIQVFDQVIHLYSGKAKNVRVTYHPDYVDGKVKGFYAHMADISPLNNHQADEETGIELPEFLTQNDQLLENVAKTLNENLFTGFPSISALAKKHFVSESKLKRDFKQSFGRTIFSYYRYLQMEIADRYIREKRCNKNQMAVMLNFSNPSNFSACYHKYLEEKLADQEINEPKKENINHYTTLIDDAPITIAMFDTEMQFIAASKSWVTEYNLQNINFIGKSIYEILPDTKKKCEKQHLHCLKGNIYQCDGLLLKKNNGVRSWLKWNIYPWFNQSGAVSGLCVHTEDISKVKAIEKENERAAKLLKRADTFSKIGTWTRDMITHTTQWDKVIQNILELPDHFVPDIKAAWRFVKKGKSQILIKTALKNSLRYGTPFDIEVEMITACGNSRRVRIIGYPELQNNKCKKLSGILFDVTPV; from the coding sequence ATGTCCTTTGACCTGAATTCTGATTTTTTTGAGATTGCATTCAACGTGTCCGAGCACACAGAGGCTATGCTTGCTTATTGGGATAAAAACCTGATTTGCCGGTATGCCAATAAAGCTACGGCCGATTGGTTTGGCATTACGCCAGACCATATGATCAATAAATCGCACCTTTCAGAAATTTTAGGAAGTTTATTTGATGCACAAACGCCATACATCAATGCGGCATTAGATGGAAAAATACAGGTTTTTGACCAGGTGATCCATCTGTATTCAGGTAAAGCTAAAAATGTGCGGGTAACTTATCATCCCGACTATGTAGATGGTAAAGTAAAAGGTTTTTACGCACATATGGCTGATATCAGCCCATTAAATAACCACCAGGCTGATGAAGAAACAGGAATTGAGCTACCGGAATTTTTAACGCAGAATGATCAGCTACTCGAAAACGTTGCTAAAACGTTAAATGAAAACCTGTTTACCGGCTTTCCAAGCATATCAGCCCTTGCAAAAAAACATTTCGTATCAGAGTCAAAACTAAAACGGGATTTTAAGCAGAGTTTCGGAAGAACAATTTTTTCCTATTACCGGTACCTGCAAATGGAGATAGCCGACAGGTATATCCGGGAAAAGCGCTGCAATAAAAACCAGATGGCAGTAATGCTTAATTTCTCGAACCCGTCAAATTTTTCGGCATGCTATCATAAATATCTGGAAGAGAAATTGGCAGATCAGGAAATTAATGAACCTAAAAAGGAAAATATTAATCATTATACAACGCTGATTGATGATGCTCCGATAACGATTGCTATGTTTGATACGGAGATGCAATTTATAGCTGCTTCAAAAAGCTGGGTTACTGAATACAATCTTCAGAATATAAATTTCATAGGAAAAAGCATTTATGAAATATTACCCGACACAAAAAAGAAATGCGAGAAACAACATCTTCATTGTTTAAAGGGTAATATTTATCAGTGCGATGGCTTGTTACTTAAAAAGAACAATGGTGTTCGCAGCTGGTTAAAATGGAATATTTATCCGTGGTTCAATCAATCTGGGGCGGTTAGCGGTTTATGTGTACATACCGAAGATATTTCAAAAGTTAAGGCTATTGAAAAAGAAAATGAACGAGCCGCAAAACTTTTAAAAAGGGCTGATACCTTCTCGAAAATAGGCACCTGGACCAGGGATATGATTACGCATACCACCCAGTGGGATAAGGTTATACAAAATATTCTTGAACTACCTGATCATTTTGTACCCGATATAAAAGCAGCCTGGAGATTTGTAAAAAAAGGTAAAAGCCAAATTCTGATTAAAACAGCTTTAAAAAATTCATTAAGGTACGGAACTCCTTTCGACATTGAAGTTGAAATGATAACCGCCTGCGGTAATTCAAGACGAGTTAGGATTATAGGATATCCCGAGCTTCAAAATAACAAGTGCAAAAAGTTATCAGGAATACTTTTTGACGTTACTCCAGTTTGA
- a CDS encoding helix-turn-helix domain-containing protein → MHSKVYYPVSSYINNDQRSIGINDTQDLHFGKIVERIVRRDHMGISEIARKLNVSRRTLYNWFNTKRLSFDIICQIGIVIEHDFSKEFPNEFAMRFNSQSAEKDIETHEAKDAPLDAIYYWMDKYIKLLEKFNEALRNENTVKLD, encoded by the coding sequence ATGCACAGCAAAGTTTATTACCCAGTTAGCTCATATATCAATAATGATCAAAGATCTATTGGTATTAATGACACTCAAGATTTACATTTTGGTAAAATTGTAGAGCGAATTGTGAGGCGTGACCACATGGGAATAAGTGAAATCGCCCGGAAACTGAATGTTAGCCGCCGAACCTTGTATAATTGGTTCAACACAAAGAGGCTAAGCTTTGATATCATTTGCCAGATAGGCATTGTTATAGAGCATGATTTTTCAAAAGAATTTCCGAATGAATTTGCCATGAGGTTTAATTCACAAAGTGCCGAAAAGGATATTGAAACTCATGAGGCAAAAGATGCCCCTCTTGATGCAATATACTATTGGATGGACAAATATATCAAGCTACTTGAAAAATTCAACGAAGCTTTACGCAATGAAAACACAGTAAAACTTGATTGA
- a CDS encoding MBOAT family O-acyltransferase, translating into MLFNSFGFGIFLIVVFALYWFVFNQKLQQQNLLLMAASYFFYACWDWRFLFLLIFSTLLDYFTGLKMYEAKNQRLKTFWLWLSITINLGFLGVFKYYNFFAASLASVCADIGIHLSPFTLNVILPVGISFYTFHGLSYVIDVYKGRIKAERNFIDYSLFVSFFPLLVAGPIERATHLLPQVKAPRKFDYQEAINGLRQILWGLFKKAVIADQCADYANLIFANSAHYSGSTLVLGAIFFAFQIYCDFSGYSDMALGIARLFGFELLRNFAFPYFSRDMAEFWRRWHISLSSWFRDYLYIPLGGSKTGTWLKVRNTLIIFLVSGFWHGANWTFIIWGLLNALFILPSILLKTNRNHLEIVAKGKALPTPREFIQMVITFIQVIFAWIFFRADSVTQAFKYIGGIFSKSLFSVPELDVSKEQLLEVILLIITFIIVEWQGRESQYAIEKLTWLRKRGYRLAFYYTLIIVIFLFTGKEQQFIYFQF; encoded by the coding sequence ATGCTTTTCAATTCGTTTGGGTTCGGAATATTTCTGATCGTAGTATTCGCGCTTTATTGGTTTGTATTTAACCAAAAATTACAGCAACAAAACTTATTGTTGATGGCGGCAAGCTATTTTTTTTATGCTTGCTGGGATTGGCGTTTTTTGTTTTTATTGATATTTTCAACCCTGCTGGATTATTTTACCGGGCTAAAAATGTACGAGGCAAAAAACCAGAGGCTCAAAACCTTTTGGCTTTGGTTAAGCATAACAATAAACCTGGGCTTTTTAGGCGTTTTTAAATATTATAACTTCTTCGCAGCTTCACTTGCCTCAGTATGCGCGGATATCGGCATTCATTTAAGTCCGTTTACGCTTAATGTTATCCTGCCTGTCGGGATTTCCTTTTATACCTTCCACGGCTTATCATATGTAATTGACGTTTATAAAGGCCGTATTAAAGCCGAGCGAAACTTTATCGACTATTCATTATTCGTAAGCTTTTTTCCGCTTTTAGTAGCCGGCCCTATTGAGCGTGCCACACACTTGCTGCCTCAGGTAAAAGCACCAAGAAAATTTGATTACCAGGAAGCCATTAACGGCCTAAGACAAATACTTTGGGGCCTGTTTAAAAAAGCTGTCATAGCCGATCAATGCGCCGACTACGCCAACCTGATATTTGCCAACAGCGCCCACTATTCGGGAAGTACGCTGGTTTTAGGCGCTATATTTTTTGCGTTCCAGATCTATTGCGATTTTTCGGGCTATTCAGACATGGCCCTGGGCATTGCCAGGCTTTTCGGATTCGAACTGCTCAGAAACTTTGCATTCCCTTATTTTTCGCGGGATATGGCCGAGTTTTGGCGCCGGTGGCATATCTCGTTATCATCATGGTTCAGAGATTATTTGTACATACCACTTGGGGGCAGCAAAACCGGAACCTGGCTCAAGGTACGCAACACCTTAATAATTTTCCTGGTGAGTGGCTTCTGGCATGGTGCCAATTGGACGTTTATTATCTGGGGGCTTCTGAACGCGTTATTCATCCTGCCCTCTATCCTGCTAAAAACCAACCGCAATCACCTCGAAATTGTAGCTAAGGGCAAGGCATTACCAACACCCCGCGAATTTATACAAATGGTGATCACGTTTATACAGGTTATTTTTGCGTGGATCTTTTTCAGGGCCGATAGTGTTACACAAGCGTTTAAATACATTGGCGGCATTTTCTCAAAATCACTCTTCTCGGTACCTGAATTGGATGTTAGCAAAGAGCAGCTACTTGAAGTTATCCTCCTTATTATCACCTTTATTATAGTGGAGTGGCAAGGCCGGGAAAGCCAGTATGCTATAGAAAAATTAACCTGGCTAAGGAAACGAGGCTACAGATTAGCATTTTATTACACACTAATTATCGTGATATTTTTATTTACAGGTAAAGAGCAGCAGTTTATTTATTTTCAGTTTTAA
- a CDS encoding alpha/beta hydrolase gives MRLIKIYNRPLVLGILFCTIWRVNPTIAQIPIRDPHTPGYVTATELPDGTNPSPNANGNFIIGPTHPPATESMVQVNVPQGTIYRFTMNSKESKIYPGIAREPNTFGIPDPTNPVKLIVTTSHPAPYTRQVAVYVPKQYVAGTEAPFIIGTDGPDDLLFTVLNNLIAEGKLPPMIAISIGNGGGDAQGSQRGLEYDTMNGRYAEFVETEVLPLVENKCQVKLTKDPDGRATMGGSSGGSCALIMAWFHQEWYHRVLTYSGTYINQQWPYNPETPHGAWEFHQHLIARSRPKPLRIWLEVGDQDLLNPNVMRDGMHDWVLANENMAKELAAKNYQYQFIFARNAHHVDNNVRKQTLPEALEWLWRDYHSVNAAKL, from the coding sequence ATGAGGCTAATTAAAATATACAATCGCCCCTTGGTATTGGGTATATTATTTTGCACGATATGGCGTGTAAACCCAACCATAGCCCAAATACCAATCCGTGACCCGCATACCCCAGGGTATGTTACCGCTACAGAATTACCGGATGGAACCAATCCCTCGCCAAATGCAAACGGGAATTTTATTATCGGGCCTACCCATCCCCCCGCAACAGAATCAATGGTACAGGTCAACGTGCCGCAGGGCACTATATACCGGTTTACCATGAATTCGAAGGAAAGCAAAATCTATCCGGGTATCGCAAGAGAACCCAATACGTTTGGTATACCAGATCCGACTAATCCAGTTAAACTGATTGTTACAACAAGCCACCCTGCTCCCTATACCCGCCAGGTAGCGGTATATGTTCCTAAACAATACGTCGCCGGCACCGAAGCCCCATTCATCATTGGTACCGACGGGCCGGATGATTTGCTCTTTACGGTCTTGAACAATCTTATTGCCGAAGGAAAACTGCCTCCCATGATCGCTATATCAATTGGCAATGGTGGTGGCGACGCACAGGGGAGCCAACGCGGCCTTGAATACGATACCATGAACGGCAGATATGCAGAATTTGTTGAAACTGAAGTGCTGCCACTTGTAGAAAACAAATGCCAGGTAAAATTAACCAAAGACCCGGATGGCCGTGCCACTATGGGCGGCAGCTCCGGCGGATCATGCGCCCTCATCATGGCTTGGTTCCATCAGGAATGGTATCACAGAGTGCTCACCTATTCGGGCACCTACATTAACCAGCAATGGCCCTATAACCCGGAAACACCACATGGTGCCTGGGAATTTCATCAGCACCTTATTGCCAGAAGCCGGCCAAAGCCATTAAGAATCTGGCTGGAAGTGGGCGATCAGGACCTTCTTAATCCAAATGTAATGCGCGACGGGATGCATGACTGGGTACTTGCAAACGAAAATATGGCCAAAGAACTCGCAGCTAAAAACTATCAATATCAGTTTATTTTTGCGCGCAACGCCCATCATGTAGACAATAACGTCAGAAAACAAACACTTCCGGAAGCATTAGAATGGCTTTGGAGAGATTATCATTCGGTAAACGCGGCAAAATTATAA
- a CDS encoding helix-turn-helix domain-containing protein, translating to MKAPLSSYNYPRILVDFPCCNERAIVRGNQIKADIYIQMIERLPKIYLYRRLVQAKLFIDKNYHEAIDLNDIADEAYFSKFHFIRQFKNIYGKTPHQYLIKVRIENARLLLKKNIPVADVCYAVGFDSITSFSALFKKLTSCSPANYQQAELKRQNDMQQSPLKFIPACFAGEKEWLQKRNFQ from the coding sequence ATGAAAGCCCCCCTTTCATCATATAATTATCCACGAATTTTGGTTGATTTTCCTTGTTGCAATGAAAGGGCTATTGTGCGCGGTAACCAAATAAAAGCCGATATTTATATTCAGATGATTGAACGACTACCCAAAATATATCTTTACCGCAGACTTGTGCAGGCCAAGTTGTTCATCGATAAAAATTATCATGAAGCCATCGATCTCAACGACATTGCCGATGAGGCATATTTTTCCAAATTTCATTTCATCCGGCAGTTTAAAAACATCTACGGCAAAACGCCGCATCAGTATCTCATTAAAGTAAGGATTGAAAATGCCCGCTTGCTCTTAAAAAAGAATATTCCGGTCGCTGATGTTTGTTATGCGGTAGGTTTTGACAGTATTACCTCCTTTTCAGCCTTGTTTAAAAAGCTTACCTCCTGTTCACCGGCAAATTATCAGCAGGCAGAGTTAAAAAGGCAAAATGACATGCAGCAGTCGCCCCTTAAATTTATACCGGCCTGTTTTGCCGGTGAAAAAGAATGGCTGCAAAAACGCAATTTTCAATAA
- a CDS encoding VOC family protein yields the protein MITKMNHVSVFVLNQDSAYDFYVNKLGFKVNTDAAIGPGMRWLTVCPPEQPELEISLMAISEGMMFDSLAAQQMRELVQRGTFGFGVFECDDLIATYEELKAKGVEFTKTPTKEFYGFEALFKDDSGNWFSLGEKKS from the coding sequence ATGATAACCAAAATGAACCATGTGAGCGTATTTGTGCTTAACCAGGACAGCGCTTATGACTTTTACGTAAACAAACTGGGCTTTAAGGTAAATACCGACGCAGCAATAGGTCCCGGAATGCGCTGGCTTACTGTTTGCCCTCCGGAGCAGCCCGAATTGGAAATATCGCTCATGGCCATAAGTGAAGGCATGATGTTCGATTCATTGGCAGCGCAGCAAATGCGCGAATTAGTACAACGCGGTACCTTCGGATTTGGCGTTTTTGAATGCGATGACCTGATAGCTACTTATGAAGAGTTAAAAGCCAAAGGGGTTGAGTTTACAAAAACCCCCACTAAAGAGTTTTACGGCTTTGAAGCTCTGTTTAAAGACGACTCGGGTAACTGGTTTTCATTGGGTGAAAAGAAAAGTTAG
- a CDS encoding DinB family protein, which produces MENQTTNHQTDARINLLAVFEDTASKLLSTVALFNEQQINITLSPDSWTAGQIAEHVFKSASQLIPVLNGAGKPADRDPDEKVKMIKDLFLDFEAKFKSAPGIWPSDGPHQKAGLIDLLQTAISQVREVINTKDLYAISTELVVPFFGELTRLEWLYLICYHTQKHIHQLKNIRQAL; this is translated from the coding sequence ATGGAAAATCAAACCACCAACCACCAAACTGATGCCCGTATCAATTTACTGGCAGTATTTGAAGATACTGCCAGTAAATTGTTATCAACCGTTGCTTTATTTAATGAGCAGCAAATAAACATAACACTTTCACCAGATAGCTGGACAGCCGGACAAATAGCTGAGCACGTTTTTAAATCTGCATCACAACTTATCCCTGTACTTAACGGAGCCGGCAAGCCCGCAGACAGAGACCCAGACGAAAAGGTAAAAATGATTAAAGACCTGTTTCTTGATTTTGAAGCTAAATTTAAATCCGCGCCTGGCATATGGCCATCAGACGGGCCTCATCAAAAAGCAGGGCTTATCGATTTATTACAAACAGCTATCTCCCAGGTTAGAGAAGTAATTAACACCAAAGATCTTTACGCGATCAGCACAGAACTGGTAGTTCCTTTCTTCGGCGAACTTACCCGGCTGGAGTGGCTGTACTTGATTTGCTATCATACCCAAAAACACATCCACCAGTTAAAAAACATCAGGCAAGCTTTGTGA
- a CDS encoding MFS transporter, with protein sequence MSLQKNKILIIASLAIFVEALDIAIINLTIPAIQKQFLVTNDQVQWLQTLYVLLYGGFLIIGGKLSDVVGPKKIFIAGAALFLLTSLGAGLAGTFVFLSLSRAMQGLAAALIMPSAFSIITHTFTEERERSKAIGIFSSFAAVGSGIGLSVGGIISTYMGWHWVFLINVPVLAVIIIVGWFYLANDTPEQKQPSPDLFSGVLLVISLLMLSYGVHQLADVKQQLFMIMLCTLGVIVSSRLLYIRLTRRANPLIDLSVFKASSVITANGVFILLGAFFTGYLFIISQLLQKDMHYNAAKSGLLLVPFSLLSAIVAKFMLPGIMKRLTTEQTGLLGMCCMLTGGLVLVCAVFAGYSLPLLLLSAAFISGLGMTICFTSLSVLAVKNIPKQHYGLASSLGTTTYFLGAGVGLSILTLFMQQGNQSASVSGLSLIILCVYALIGCCGLLSTL encoded by the coding sequence ATGTCGCTGCAAAAGAACAAGATCCTCATCATCGCCTCCCTGGCCATATTTGTTGAAGCACTTGATATCGCTATTATCAACCTCACCATTCCCGCTATCCAAAAGCAGTTTCTGGTAACCAACGACCAGGTTCAATGGCTGCAAACGCTATATGTTTTGCTGTATGGCGGTTTCCTGATTATTGGCGGCAAACTATCGGATGTTGTGGGGCCAAAAAAGATCTTCATAGCAGGTGCCGCCCTGTTTCTGTTAACATCCCTGGGCGCAGGCTTAGCCGGTACTTTCGTGTTTCTTAGTTTGTCGAGGGCGATGCAGGGCTTGGCGGCAGCACTGATCATGCCATCAGCCTTTTCTATCATAACGCACACTTTTACCGAAGAGCGTGAAAGGAGCAAAGCAATTGGAATCTTTAGCTCGTTCGCGGCAGTTGGCTCGGGTATTGGCCTCTCGGTGGGCGGAATTATCAGTACCTACATGGGATGGCATTGGGTGTTCCTGATCAATGTGCCTGTGCTGGCCGTTATTATCATTGTAGGTTGGTTTTACCTGGCCAATGATACTCCTGAACAAAAACAACCTTCTCCCGATTTGTTTTCGGGCGTTTTATTGGTAATTAGCTTGTTAATGCTAAGCTATGGCGTGCATCAGCTGGCTGATGTTAAACAACAACTTTTCATGATCATGCTTTGCACCTTAGGTGTAATAGTTAGTTCAAGGTTGCTTTATATACGTTTAACGCGTCGAGCAAATCCGCTTATTGATCTTTCTGTTTTTAAAGCATCATCGGTTATTACAGCCAATGGTGTATTTATTCTGCTTGGGGCTTTTTTTACCGGGTACCTGTTTATCATATCTCAATTATTGCAAAAGGATATGCACTATAATGCAGCAAAGTCTGGTTTGCTACTTGTTCCTTTTAGTCTGCTTTCGGCTATTGTAGCGAAGTTTATGCTGCCGGGCATTATGAAACGCCTCACAACCGAACAAACCGGCTTACTGGGGATGTGCTGCATGTTAACCGGCGGACTGGTTTTAGTTTGCGCGGTATTTGCAGGCTATTCGCTCCCTTTGCTGCTGTTGTCGGCCGCTTTTATATCCGGTTTGGGCATGACCATCTGTTTTACAAGTTTATCTGTGCTCGCTGTAAAAAATATCCCTAAACAACACTACGGTTTGGCATCAAGCCTGGGTACTACCACTTACTTTTTAGGTGCAGGAGTTGGCTTGTCAATACTTACGCTGTTTATGCAACAAGGTAACCAGAGTGCTTCGGTAAGTGGTTTATCGCTTATTATTCTTTGCGTATACGCGCTGATAGGTTGCTGTGGCTTGTTATCTACCTTGTAA
- a CDS encoding Lrp/AsnC family transcriptional regulator, which translates to MAYQTEQKKAGIQLDEKDYEILRLVERNAKLTVREIAVKINLSPTPTHERIKRLEKAGVIKNYTAILDKRLLNKRIMVICMVTLREHSRKAGADFINAVLEFDEVIECYNISGDFDFMLKIVSESMDSYHSFFVNKLSEVKGIGHSKSTFVMDIIKETNHLL; encoded by the coding sequence ATGGCCTATCAAACAGAACAAAAAAAAGCCGGTATCCAACTCGACGAAAAGGATTATGAAATATTACGATTGGTTGAACGAAATGCCAAACTTACAGTACGGGAGATTGCGGTAAAGATTAACTTAAGCCCTACTCCCACCCATGAACGCATTAAACGCCTTGAAAAAGCCGGAGTAATTAAAAACTACACCGCTATTTTAGATAAGCGGCTATTAAACAAGCGCATTATGGTGATTTGCATGGTAACCCTGCGCGAGCACAGCCGCAAAGCGGGCGCGGATTTCATTAACGCCGTACTTGAATTTGACGAGGTGATAGAGTGCTATAATATCTCCGGTGATTTTGACTTTATGCTCAAGATCGTGTCTGAAAGCATGGATAGCTACCACTCTTTTTTTGTAAATAAACTAAGCGAGGTAAAAGGAATTGGCCATTCAAAAAGCACTTTTGTAATGGATATCATTAAAGAAACCAACCATTTACTTTAG
- a CDS encoding LytR/AlgR family response regulator transcription factor gives MILKCLIIDDEPIARKLLQEYIEETDFLVLSGTAENPLKATGLINKLDIDLIFLDVNMPKMNGFQFLRSAVKLPMVIMTTAYGEYALEGFKMAVVDYLVKPFSLERFLKASQKAFELHILKQKASPEKNEADHFYVKCDGKIERVLCSELVYIEAMANYVTLYTLHKKLIVYLTIKGLQEKLPVDKFIQVHKSYIVNTTMISNIEGNMLNLNGAKITVGQSFYDEVMDKVLKGRLFKR, from the coding sequence ATGATACTTAAATGCCTGATTATAGATGACGAGCCAATAGCACGTAAGTTGCTGCAAGAGTATATTGAAGAGACCGACTTTTTAGTATTGTCGGGCACGGCCGAAAATCCGCTTAAAGCAACCGGCCTGATCAATAAACTGGATATCGATTTGATTTTTCTTGATGTGAATATGCCAAAGATGAATGGTTTTCAATTTCTGCGGTCGGCGGTAAAATTGCCCATGGTGATCATGACAACAGCTTACGGCGAATATGCACTTGAAGGATTTAAAATGGCTGTGGTTGATTATCTCGTAAAACCATTCTCGCTCGAACGTTTTCTGAAGGCTTCACAAAAGGCATTTGAGCTGCATATATTAAAGCAAAAGGCCTCGCCCGAAAAAAATGAAGCCGACCATTTTTATGTTAAGTGCGATGGCAAAATTGAGCGGGTGCTATGTAGTGAACTGGTTTACATTGAAGCCATGGCTAATTACGTAACTCTTTATACCCTTCATAAAAAGCTTATTGTATACTTAACCATTAAAGGTTTACAGGAAAAGCTGCCGGTTGATAAGTTTATCCAGGTGCACAAAAGTTATATAGTTAATACAACCATGATCAGTAACATCGAGGGTAATATGCTTAATCTTAATGGGGCTAAAATTACCGTTGGGCAAAGCTTTTATGACGAGGTAATGGATAAGGTTTTAAAAGGCAGGCTTTTTAAAAGATAA